In Amaranthus tricolor cultivar Red isolate AtriRed21 chromosome 5, ASM2621246v1, whole genome shotgun sequence, a genomic segment contains:
- the LOC130813785 gene encoding uncharacterized protein LOC130813785: MASPKKRFQFSSWLVILTIISSSFATPQHGVFRQKSLQGGPTTSKSYLSKDVKVLYYDQTLDHFNYQPQSYTKFKQKYLLYSKHWGGSKTNSPILAYLGDEEPLSNNEVDHLILPDYAKKLKALVVVMEHRFYGESKPFGISSMDEIVKNASVRGYFNSAQALADFAELITYLRETLSAHHSPVIVLGGSYGGMLASWFRLKYPHIALGALASSAPVLYFDNIIKPEDGYYAVVTKDFKETSESCYKTIKRSWDKINKIGSLPKGPLYLSKKFNTCAELNETNELTKLLENMYDVVAQYGNLVINTSKICKAIDEGSKGKDIISRIYAGALAYFNGTIKCLDTQFFNKQYPETNVGYAWQRCSEMVMPIAISTSKMSMFPSYTFDLQQFSLHCKETYNVIPRPHWITTYYGGHDIKLTLKRFGSNIIFSNGLTDPYSSAGVLQNLSENIIAVYTKQGSHCMDILAAKEDDPDWLINQREREIKIISGWIKKYQEDLHKYLNN; the protein is encoded by the exons ATGGCTTCTCCTAAAAAAAGGTTTCAATTTTCATCATGGTTAGTCATCTTAACCATAATTTCCTCGAGTTTCGCAACGCCACAACACGGTGTTTTCCGGCAAAAATCGTTGCAAGGTGGCCCCACCACCAGTAAAAGTTATCTGTCTAAGGATGTGAAAGTGTTATACTATGATCAAACACTAGATCATTTTAACTATCAACCACAAAGTTacacaaaattcaaacaaaaatacttgttatattCTAAACATTGGGGCGGATCTAAGACAAATTCGCCGATTTTGGCCTATCTTGGAGATGAAGAACCATTGTCAAACAATGAAGTGGATCACTTGATTCTTCCGGATTACGCTAAAAAACTTAAGGCTCTTGTGGTTGTGATGGAG CATCGATTTTATGGAGAATCAAAGCCATTTGGAATATCGTCGATGGATGAAATCGTAAAAAATGCAAGTGTACGTGGATATTTCAATTCGGCGCAAGCCTTAGCTGATTTTGCTGAGTTAATAACTTATTTGAGAGAAACGTTATCCGCACATCATTCCCCAGTTATTGTTTTGGGTGGTTCTTATGGTGGAA TGCTTGCTTCATGGTTTAGGCTGAAGTATCCTCATATTGCTCTTGGTGCTCTAGCTTCTTCAGCTCCAGTGTTATATTTCGATAACATAATTAAACCAGAAGATGGTTACTACGCTGTTGTTACCAAGGattttaaa GAAACTAGTGAGAGTTGCTATAAAACTATCAAAAGATCGTGggataaaatcaataaaattggATCCCTTCCAAAAGGCCCCTTATACCTTAGTAAAAAATTCAACACATGCGC TGAGTTGAATGAGACAAATGAGTTGACGAAGTTGTTGGAGAACATGTATGATGTAGTAGCACAGTATGGTAACTTGGTAATAAACACATCCAAGATTTGCAAAGCAATTGATGAAGGAAGTAAAGGGAAagatattattagtcgtatttatGCGGGTGCTCTTGCTTATTTTAATGGAACCATCAAATGCCTTGATACACAATTTTTCAACAAACAATATCCTGAAACCAATGTTGGATATGCTTGGCAG AGATGTAGTGAAATGGTGATGCCAATAGCAATTAGTACTAGCAAAATGTCCATGTTTCCAAGTTATACTTTCGATCTACAACAATTCTCATTACATTGTAAGGAAACGTATAATGTTATACCTCGTCCACATTGGATTACAACGTACTATGGAGGACAT GATATTAAGCTAACCTTGAAAAGATTTGGAAGTaacattattttttcaaatggatTAACAGATCCATACAGCAGTGCTGG GGTGTTACAAAATTTATCTGAGAACATCATTGCCGTTTACACAAAACAAG GTTCTCACTGCATGGACATACTAGCTGCCAAAGAAGATGACCCTGACTGGTTGATCAACCAGAGGGAAAGAGAAATCAAGATCATTAGTGGCTGGATCAAAAAGTATCAAGAAGATCTTCATAAATATCTTAACAACTAG
- the LOC130813787 gene encoding trihelix transcription factor ASIL2-like: MDEDEEIQSHPSSGSESDPPPLPQPLPSNQITAVTVAAVPPNSKSPSTPSSLTLALPIQPMSRLSSVGGFSGSGGGGREDCWSEGATSVLINAWGERYMELSRGNLKQKHWKEVADIVSSREDYTKVPKTDIQCKNRIDTVKKKYKTEKAKIENGCGPSRWPFFERLDRLIGPAAMTAAPNASKGFRSGTVSVAGVTVSPQTGNASTGGLKSVPVGIPVGVRQPAPLPFSPPSYLQTPSQKQVQQHQELVRQMLQQQQQQRQNAEVVARLRYNSMINHNNSNNGSNIGSGSSNFNNTGNSSMWIQQVKQMQEQSKQIQQPQQQFRKASIPVESDSDKEDWSHDSGDSLPPKRTVFEMRKRKNVEMNKGGGVGGEKRGKTTDKEDWSHDSGDSLPPERTVFEMRKQKNVEMNKGGVGGEKRGKAKKREKKEAVKMWGNSVRELTQAILKFGEAYEAAESKKLQHVVEMEMQRMKFAKELELQRMKFMTKTQIELSQLNGNGNGNGNLNVKMNVNGSASNNSDSRGGGSGGVGGGEINNHHLHENHLNHANSDSSN, translated from the coding sequence ATGGACGAAGACGAAGAAATCCAGTCGCATCCTTCTTCAGGAAGCGAATCTGACCCTCCGCCCTTACCACAACCATTACCTTCGAATCAAATAACTGCTGTGACTGTCGCAGCTGTTCCTCCAAATTCGAAGTCTCCATCGACGCCAAGTTCTTTAACTTTGGCGCTTCCGATCCAGCCAATGTCTCGTCTTTCTTCCGTCGGTGGATTCAGCGGTAGTGGTGGTGGAGGAAGAGAGGATTGTTGGAGCGAAGGAGCTACGTCGGTGTTGATTAATGCGTGGGGAGAAAGGTATATGGAGTTGAGTAGAGGgaatttgaagcaaaaacactgGAAAGAAGTTGCTGATATTGTTAGTAGTCGAGAagattataccaaagttccaaaaacggaTATACAGTGCAAGAATCGGATTGATACTGTAAAGAAGAAGTATAAGACTGAAAAGGCAAAGATTGAAAATGGTTGTGGTCCGAGTCGCTGGCCATTTTTTGAACGGTTGGATAGGTTAATTGGTCCTGCAGCCATGACCGCAGCCCCGAATGCTAGTAAGGGTTTTAGGTCGGGCACAGTGTCAGTAGCCGGAGTTACCGTTTCTCCACAAACTGGTAATGCTTCTACTGGTGGATTGAAGTCGGTGCCCGTTGGAATTCCGGTTGGGGTTCGACAACCTGCACCGCTTCCGTTTTCCCCTCCTAGTTATCTTCAGACTCCATCACAGAAGCAAGTCCAGCAACACCAAGAACTTGTGAGACAGATGCTACAACAACAGCAGCAACAACGACAGAATGCAGAGGTGGTTGCTAGATTACGATATAATAGTAtgattaatcataataatagcaataatggTAGTAATATTGGTTCTGGTAGTAGTAATTTTAACAATACTGGGAATAGTAGTATGTGGATACAGCAGGTGAAGCAGATGCAGGAGCAGAGTAAGCAGATTCAACAACCACAACAACAATTTAGAAAGGCTTCAATTCCGGTAGAGTCAGATTCTGATAAGGAAGATTGGTCTCATGATTCAGGGGATAGTTTACCACCAAAAAGGACTGTGTTTGAGATGCGAAAGCGGAAGAATGTGGAGATGAATAAGGGTGGTGGTGTTGGTGGAGAAAAAAGGGGGAAAACGACTGATAAGGAAGATTGGTCTCATGATTCGGGGGACAGTTTACCACCAGAAAGAACTGTGTTTGAAATGCGAAAGCAGAAGAATGTGGAGATGAATAAGGGTGGTGTTGGTGGGGAAAAAAGGGGGAAAGCaaagaaaagagagaagaaaGAAGCTGTTAAAATGTGGGGGAATTCGGTAAGGGAGTTAACACAGGCAATTTTGAAGTTTGGAGAAGCGTATGAAGCAGCTGAAAGTAAGAAATTGCAGCACGTTGTGGAGATGGAAATGCAGAGGATGAAGTTTGCCAAGGAGTTGGAGTTGCAAAGGATGAAGTTTATGACTAAAACACAAATTGAGCTTTCCCAATTGAATGGAAATGGGAATGGGAATGGGAATTTGAATGTGAAAATGAATGTGAATGGAAGTGCGAGTAATAACAGTGATAGCCGAGGCGGCGGAAGTGGTGGTGTTGGTGGTGGAGAAATAAATAATCACCATTTACATGAGAATCATCTTAATCATGCTAATAGTGATAGTAGTAATTAG